Proteins co-encoded in one Leptodactylus fuscus isolate aLepFus1 chromosome 4, aLepFus1.hap2, whole genome shotgun sequence genomic window:
- the ZFAND1 gene encoding AN1-type zinc finger protein 1, translating into MAELEIGQHCDVEHCGQLDFLPFVCDGCSRVFCLTHRSRDSHGCPEVTTGSGGGQSEGSTQYPCSYTGCSGKELVEVLCPFCNKHFCLRHRHQPDHECEKLETPKPRMSATQQLVKEIVDSKKSAPPSKVRRGAKNAETAAKVALMKLKLHALGDKSITQSERIYFQVYLPKGEKDKSKPMFFCKKWSIGKAVDYAASISSLKNDNNKASAKKLRVCHAETGATLPMDSSIDIWLTSPENPLYNGGNIIIEYLENECNAIENTSLYLS; encoded by the exons ATGGCGGAGCTGGAGATCGGGCAGCACTGTGATGTGGAGCACTGCGGACAGCTGG ATTTCCTCCCCTTTGTGTGCGACGGCTGCTCAAGAGTGTTTTG CCTCACACATCGGAGCAGAGATTCCCATGGCTGCCCCGAG GTGACTACAGGCAGCGGCGGTGGACAGTCTGAAGGCAGCACACAGTACCCTTGTTCTTACACAGGCTGCAGCGGGAAGGAATTGGTGGAGGTTTTATGTCCTTTCTGCAACAAACATTTCTGCTTGAG GCATCGTCACCAACCAGACCATGAATGTGAGAAACTGGAGACTCCAAAGCCGCGGATGTCTGCAACCCAACAGCTGGTCAAAGAGATTGTGG ATTCCAAAAAGTCTGCTCCTCCGAGTAAAGTGCGTAGAGGGGCAAAAAATGCCGAGACTGCAGCGAAGGTGGCATTAATGAAGCTGAAGTTACATGCGCTGGGGGATAAATCTATAACGCAG TCGGAAAGGATCTACTTTCAAGTGTACTTGCCCAAGGGTGAAAAGGACAAAAGCAAACCCATGTTCTTCTGTAAGAAGTGGAGTATTGGGAAAGCTGTGGACTATGCAGCTTCTATATCAAGCCTGAAAAATGACAATAACAAAGCTTCGGCTAAG AAGCTGAGAGTGTGCCATGCGGAGACAGGAGCCACGCTACCCATGGACAGCTCTATAGATATATGGCTTACCAGTCCGGAGAATCCTTTGTATAATGGTGGAAATATTATCATTGAGTATTTGGAGAATGAGTGCAATGCAATTGAAAATACCAGTTTGTATTTATCATAG
- the LOC142201284 gene encoding aquaporin-4-like codes for MTACKGIWTRQFWTSMAGEFLAVFLFLVISLGSTAGMNVPGPSDTHIAFCFGLSIAILIHCFGHICEAFLNPAVAMAMICTRKISVAKGLFYIVTQCLAAIAGAGVIALITPEDKWPVGITKEHDTVSHGQALLVETIITFQLVFTIFASCDKKRSDIKVPIPLIIGFSVTIGHLFAIQFTGASMNPARSLGTSVVFNKWQNHWIYWLGPMMGGILASFVYEYLFCPDPELKLRMQASFRRSPNQEEAVQLTVRPGGEYNKLETTA; via the exons ATGACGGCCTGCAAGGGAATATGGACAAGACAATTCTGGACCTCCATGGCTGGAGAGTTCCTGGCAGTTTTCCTTTTTCTGGTCATCAGTTTAGGATCCACGGCTGGGATGAACGTACCGGGTCCTTCTGACACTCATATAGCCTTCTGCTTTGGACTGAGTATTGCTATATTGATTCATTGCTTTGGACACATATGTGAAGCTTTCTTGAACCCCGCAGTGGCAATGGCTATGATATGTACCAGAAAAATATCAGTGGCCAAAGGACTATTTTATATTGTTACCCAATGTTTGGCTGCTATAGCTGGAGCTGGAGTGATCGCTCTCATTACACCAGAAGATAAGTGGCCAGTTGGCATCACCAAG GAACATGACACTGTCTCGCATGGACAAGCCCTTCTGGTGGAAACCATTATCACCTTCCAACTGGTCTTCACAATATTTGCTTCCTGTGATAAGAAAAGAAGTGATATCAAAGTGCCCATTCCTCTCATTATTGGCTTTTCAGTTACCATCGGACACCTCTTTGCA ATTCAGTTCACCGGAGCCAGCATGAACCCAGCCAGATCACTCGGGACCAGCGTTGTGTTTAACAAATGGCAAAACCATTGG ATCTATTGGCTTGGTCCCATGATGGGCGGCATTCTTGCCAGTTTTGTCTATGAGTACTTGTTTTGTCCCGATCCTGAACTCAAACTGCGGATGCAGGCTAGCTTCAGGAGAAGTCCAAACCAAGAAGAAGCTGTGCAGCTGACTGTGAGACCGGGGGGTGAATATAACAAGCTGGAGACAACGGCATAA